From Leifsonia sp. fls2-241-R2A-40a, one genomic window encodes:
- a CDS encoding beta-galactosidase has protein sequence MTLGTVRSALEGLTTDVDESGSRFVFGCDYNPEQWDRSVWEEDIRLMVESGVSLVAINVFGWAQLQPNPDEFDFSALDDIIGLLHGAGIGINLGTGTSSPPPWLSTLHPEILPVSQEGLRAWPGGRQAYCPSSPVFRAAAERLVTAVATRYGSHPAVRLWHVSNELGCHNALCYCDVSADAFRRWLEQKYGTVEALNRAWGTAFWSQHYGAWEEILPPRRTLSSGNPAQALDFSRFSSDEVLECYLIEERILRRLSDVPVTTNFMVTSHIRTQDYWQWAPLVDVVANDHYLDHRLPVPHQELSFSADGTRGLAGGRPWMLMEQSTGAVNWQPRNIAKQPGELIRNSLAHVARGADAICFFQWRASAQGTEKFHSALLPHAGTDSRKWHEVLELSRTLDAIREVVGTEVVAEVAMVFSWETWWATDLDSHPSEEVRYLDQVHKIYRALWEAGITVDLVAPGADLSRYRMVVVPSLYLVRDHEAATISDFAAAGGTVVVTYFSGIVDEDDRVRLGGYPGAFTELLGLRTEEFFPLPEGAQTRLDNGATASIWTERIQTTTADTVSSFLDAPLPGEPALTVNEFGSGRAWYLGTDLDHDHLWELLEQAALGAGVTVPPAHVTGIESVLRRGPEADYRFFINHTGLPHTHTISGHELITDQPVTSLEIPAGAVRVVRTERTES, from the coding sequence GTGACGCTCGGTACGGTGCGCTCCGCGCTTGAGGGCCTGACGACGGACGTCGACGAATCGGGCAGCCGGTTCGTGTTCGGCTGCGACTACAACCCCGAGCAGTGGGACCGCTCCGTCTGGGAGGAGGACATCCGGCTCATGGTCGAGTCCGGTGTCTCGCTCGTCGCCATCAACGTCTTCGGCTGGGCCCAGCTCCAGCCCAACCCGGACGAGTTCGACTTCTCCGCACTCGACGACATCATCGGACTGCTGCACGGCGCGGGCATCGGCATCAACCTCGGAACGGGCACGTCGTCTCCCCCGCCGTGGCTGAGCACGCTCCACCCGGAGATCCTGCCCGTCTCGCAGGAGGGCCTCCGGGCCTGGCCCGGCGGCCGGCAGGCCTACTGCCCGAGCTCCCCGGTCTTCCGCGCGGCCGCGGAGCGTCTCGTCACGGCCGTCGCCACCCGCTACGGCTCGCACCCCGCGGTGCGGCTCTGGCATGTGTCCAACGAGCTGGGCTGCCACAACGCGCTCTGCTACTGCGACGTGTCGGCCGACGCCTTCCGCCGGTGGCTGGAGCAGAAGTACGGCACGGTCGAAGCGCTCAACCGGGCGTGGGGCACCGCGTTCTGGAGCCAGCACTACGGCGCCTGGGAGGAGATCCTCCCGCCGCGCCGCACCCTCTCCTCGGGCAACCCCGCGCAGGCGCTCGACTTCTCGCGGTTCTCCTCCGACGAGGTACTCGAGTGCTACCTGATCGAGGAGCGCATCCTCCGCCGGCTCTCGGACGTGCCGGTGACGACCAACTTCATGGTGACCTCGCACATCCGCACCCAGGACTACTGGCAGTGGGCACCGCTGGTCGACGTCGTCGCGAACGACCATTACCTGGACCACCGGCTGCCCGTCCCCCACCAGGAGCTGTCGTTCTCCGCCGACGGCACACGCGGCCTCGCCGGCGGCCGCCCGTGGATGCTGATGGAGCAGTCCACCGGCGCCGTCAACTGGCAGCCGCGCAACATCGCCAAGCAGCCGGGCGAGCTGATCCGCAACTCTCTCGCGCATGTCGCCCGCGGTGCGGACGCGATCTGCTTCTTCCAGTGGCGCGCATCGGCCCAGGGCACCGAGAAGTTCCACTCCGCGTTACTCCCCCACGCCGGCACGGACAGCCGGAAGTGGCACGAAGTCCTCGAACTCTCCCGCACGCTCGACGCGATCCGGGAGGTCGTGGGCACCGAGGTCGTCGCCGAAGTGGCGATGGTCTTCAGCTGGGAGACGTGGTGGGCGACCGACCTCGACTCCCACCCGTCCGAGGAGGTCCGGTACCTCGACCAGGTGCACAAGATCTACCGCGCCCTCTGGGAGGCGGGGATCACGGTCGACCTGGTCGCGCCGGGCGCCGACCTCAGCCGCTACCGCATGGTCGTCGTCCCCTCCCTCTACCTCGTCCGCGACCACGAGGCGGCCACGATCAGCGACTTCGCCGCCGCAGGCGGAACCGTCGTCGTCACCTACTTCTCGGGCATCGTCGACGAGGACGACCGGGTCCGCCTCGGCGGCTACCCCGGCGCCTTCACCGAGTTGCTCGGCCTCCGCACTGAGGAGTTCTTCCCGCTCCCCGAGGGCGCCCAGACCCGGCTGGACAACGGCGCCACCGCCTCCATCTGGACCGAGCGCATCCAGACCACGACCGCGGACACCGTCTCCTCGTTCCTCGACGCCCCGCTGCCCGGCGAGCCCGCCCTCACCGTGAACGAGTTCGGATCGGGCCGGGCCTGGTACCTGGGGACGGACCTCGACCACGATCATCTTTGGGAACTGCTCGAACAGGCCGCCCTCGGCGCGGGCGTCACCGTCCCGCCCGCCCACGTCACCGGGATCGAGTCGGTCCTGCGCCGCGGACCCGAGGCCGACTACCGGTTCTTCATCAACCACACCGGCCTGCCGCACACCCACACCATCAGCGGTCACGAACTGATCACG
- a CDS encoding LacI family DNA-binding transcriptional regulator gives MASDSTRPRQATIHDVAAAAGLSRGTVSRVINGEPYVSPAAKAAVESAIIEVGYVPNTAARNLKTRRSGAVALIVHEPHSLFLEDPNIGAIVLGTNSVLSDADYQLVTLVVDSNRDSERVADYLRGGFVDGVIIISARAQDPIGRAATGMKIPAVFVGHPPGLADIVYVGIDNVSAARTITERLLATGRKRVGMIASALDRDSGQDRLAGFREALGERFDPDLVVEYPFYSYDSGLAGMRELLARDPGIDGVFAASDAIAAAAIDVLRAHGKAVPQEVGVVGFDDSAWALRSQPQLSTVHQPAMTLGQEAARLVLQQIAGDEIDTAGVILQTEITWRESA, from the coding sequence ATGGCTTCCGATTCGACCAGGCCGCGTCAGGCGACGATCCACGACGTCGCCGCCGCTGCGGGCCTGTCGCGGGGGACCGTATCCCGCGTCATCAACGGCGAGCCGTACGTCTCACCCGCCGCCAAAGCCGCCGTCGAATCCGCCATCATCGAAGTCGGGTACGTGCCGAACACGGCCGCCCGCAACCTGAAGACGCGCAGGTCCGGAGCGGTCGCCCTGATCGTCCACGAACCGCACTCGCTGTTCCTCGAAGACCCGAACATCGGCGCCATCGTCCTGGGCACCAACTCCGTGCTCTCCGACGCGGACTACCAGCTCGTCACACTGGTCGTCGATTCGAATCGCGACAGCGAGCGCGTCGCCGACTATCTGCGGGGCGGCTTCGTGGACGGGGTCATCATCATCTCGGCTCGTGCGCAGGACCCCATCGGTCGCGCCGCGACCGGGATGAAGATCCCGGCCGTGTTCGTCGGGCATCCGCCCGGACTCGCGGACATCGTCTACGTCGGTATCGACAACGTCAGTGCGGCCCGCACGATCACCGAGCGGCTGCTCGCCACCGGGCGCAAGCGGGTCGGGATGATCGCCAGCGCGCTGGACCGCGACTCGGGTCAGGACCGTCTGGCGGGATTCCGCGAGGCTCTCGGGGAGCGGTTCGACCCGGACCTCGTCGTGGAGTATCCGTTCTACAGCTACGACAGCGGACTGGCGGGGATGCGCGAACTGCTCGCGCGCGACCCCGGCATCGACGGCGTCTTCGCCGCATCGGATGCGATCGCGGCGGCCGCGATCGACGTGCTCCGCGCTCACGGCAAGGCGGTCCCGCAGGAAGTCGGCGTCGTCGGCTTCGACGACAGCGCCTGGGCGCTCCGGTCCCAGCCGCAGCTGTCCACCGTCCACCAGCCCGCCATGACGCTGGGTCAGGAAGCCGCCCGGCTCGTCCTGCAGCAGATCGCCGGCGATGAGATCGACACCGCCGGAGTGATCCTGCAGACCGAGATCACCTGGCGGGAATCCGCCTGA
- a CDS encoding FtsX-like permease family protein, with amino-acid sequence MRAQEGRGRVRPFWLLRGRAQRGTLVSTALVVLVVAFLASLMTGLALRSPDAAVRATVEQEPAAVTSLAVLSSLATDADAQSAAVRSVVRRAFSGAPLLSARTAFVPAAPVAGGGTALLLVADDALKGRVRLTAGQWPSLPGEVAVDDGFARAHDLRDGRAFDFAGPDGAVRVTVSGVWRASDPSAAAWLGLTSGLGGTDGRVIVSDAVAESAGDGTSAQWVLTPDAVGLTAADLPRLHRGFSGVADALSEEPDTAASPFSSSGEALATVTAMQRSVVALQAVIPVPLAVLAVCSVLALALLGQLLADARRIETRLLRSRGVTYPALAGAAAGESAAVAVVAVAVGTVAAQFVLAPLTGGPGARAGVLDVALPALVTLVAAIVTATLTAVASARSLSDSPGAVEAGRARSAVSAGLAVLALIAAAVTLWRFVLFSSSAADAGGAAGPDPAGVLAPAAVLCAIALLGLSLFGPASAAVERLAGRGRGVAGVLPARQVGRGVALFSGPVALIVLAVGSLSFAAGYAGTFGGFLRDSSLLVAGAEVRADLGVSGAPSSASDLSPATAMERRGVSVSPAIVDDGTVGDTDIAVVVADATRLPALTPVGSYLLDSSGIAAGLPDRGGIPGADLPAGLKELTLRITASAGTGRIQAAAATAWLATSAGEAVPVTARPDASGSVAFALPKAAALRLVAVDIAAQPQAPAGALDVTLGVGDVKAGQAVVAKTPWTLAPAAFGSASPFRAASPGRAVAASLDGSASVRFVAGAQPPLRFAVTRALADEDALRVGQRIDVDSPVGDLTGTVAQIVAAVPGTPAERAVLADYPAVTAQLLRTTPSVARTSSVWATGDDVAAVAHDLTAVAGPDAAVTTASGRFVSRFLSGAVLSTWLGAVGCGILAIAAVAAAISSSLRRRRGEVVVLRAVGLSGDQQAWSRRLEVIGVALAAALFGLAGGVAVVLLVGNTLARLSVVTAPSTLSVQGRVDPVGLAAGLAALAAALAVAAWAYGGAVRRQASDTAYREETR; translated from the coding sequence GTGCGTGCGCAGGAGGGGCGAGGACGGGTGCGCCCCTTCTGGTTGCTCCGCGGCCGCGCCCAGCGCGGGACCCTCGTCTCCACCGCGCTGGTCGTGCTCGTCGTCGCCTTCCTCGCTTCGCTGATGACCGGTCTGGCGCTGCGGTCGCCGGATGCGGCCGTCCGCGCCACCGTCGAGCAGGAGCCCGCCGCCGTGACCTCGCTCGCGGTCCTGTCCTCCCTGGCGACGGATGCGGACGCCCAATCCGCCGCGGTCCGTTCCGTCGTGCGGCGCGCGTTCTCCGGCGCTCCGCTGCTCTCCGCGCGGACGGCGTTCGTCCCGGCCGCCCCGGTCGCCGGTGGCGGGACCGCGCTGCTGCTGGTGGCCGACGACGCCCTGAAGGGACGAGTCCGGCTGACGGCCGGGCAGTGGCCGTCCTTGCCAGGCGAGGTCGCTGTGGATGACGGCTTCGCCCGGGCCCATGACCTGCGGGACGGCCGCGCATTCGACTTCGCCGGACCGGACGGTGCGGTACGCGTCACCGTGAGCGGCGTGTGGCGGGCCTCCGATCCGTCGGCCGCCGCCTGGCTGGGACTCACCAGCGGCCTCGGCGGCACGGATGGGCGGGTGATCGTCTCGGACGCGGTGGCGGAGTCGGCCGGGGACGGCACGTCCGCCCAGTGGGTGCTGACTCCGGATGCGGTCGGGCTCACCGCAGCCGATCTTCCGCGCCTGCACCGCGGCTTCTCCGGCGTCGCCGATGCGCTCAGCGAGGAGCCCGACACGGCGGCGAGCCCGTTCTCCTCGAGCGGGGAGGCGCTCGCCACCGTCACGGCCATGCAGCGCTCGGTCGTCGCCCTCCAGGCCGTCATCCCCGTCCCGCTCGCCGTGCTCGCGGTGTGCTCGGTGCTCGCTCTCGCGCTCCTCGGGCAGTTGCTGGCCGACGCGCGCCGGATCGAGACCCGGCTGCTCCGCTCGCGCGGGGTGACGTATCCCGCGCTGGCGGGGGCTGCAGCGGGGGAGTCCGCGGCGGTGGCCGTCGTCGCCGTCGCGGTCGGGACGGTCGCGGCCCAGTTCGTCCTCGCTCCTCTGACCGGCGGCCCTGGCGCCCGGGCGGGTGTCCTTGACGTGGCTCTGCCCGCGCTGGTGACGCTGGTCGCCGCGATCGTCACCGCGACGCTGACCGCGGTGGCGTCGGCGCGCTCGCTCAGCGACTCGCCGGGAGCGGTCGAGGCGGGACGGGCGCGGAGCGCGGTGTCGGCCGGGCTCGCCGTGCTGGCGCTGATCGCGGCCGCCGTGACGCTATGGCGGTTCGTACTCTTCAGCTCCTCAGCGGCCGATGCGGGCGGTGCGGCCGGCCCCGATCCGGCCGGAGTCCTCGCCCCGGCGGCCGTGCTGTGCGCGATCGCCCTCCTCGGTCTCTCGCTGTTCGGACCGGCGTCCGCGGCCGTCGAGCGGTTGGCCGGACGCGGTCGCGGCGTCGCCGGCGTCCTGCCCGCGCGTCAGGTCGGACGCGGCGTCGCCCTGTTCTCGGGCCCGGTCGCCCTGATCGTCCTGGCGGTGGGGTCGCTCAGTTTTGCGGCGGGATACGCGGGCACCTTCGGCGGGTTCCTGCGCGACTCGAGCCTGCTCGTCGCGGGTGCGGAGGTCCGCGCCGACCTCGGCGTGAGCGGTGCACCGAGCTCTGCGTCCGACCTGTCGCCCGCCACCGCCATGGAACGGCGAGGGGTGAGCGTGTCGCCCGCCATCGTCGACGACGGGACGGTGGGGGACACGGACATCGCGGTCGTCGTCGCGGATGCGACCCGCCTTCCCGCCCTGACACCGGTGGGCTCCTACCTCCTCGACAGCTCAGGGATCGCCGCGGGCCTGCCCGACCGCGGCGGCATCCCCGGTGCCGACCTCCCAGCGGGGCTGAAGGAGCTGACGCTGCGGATCACCGCGTCCGCCGGCACCGGACGCATCCAGGCCGCCGCCGCTACGGCCTGGCTGGCGACTTCGGCGGGCGAAGCGGTCCCCGTGACGGCACGGCCCGACGCCTCCGGTTCGGTCGCGTTCGCGCTTCCGAAGGCGGCGGCCCTGCGCCTCGTCGCCGTCGACATCGCGGCGCAGCCCCAGGCGCCGGCCGGGGCGCTGGATGTGACGCTCGGCGTCGGCGACGTGAAGGCCGGTCAGGCCGTCGTCGCGAAGACGCCCTGGACGCTCGCTCCCGCCGCCTTCGGATCCGCCTCCCCGTTCCGTGCGGCGTCCCCCGGCCGCGCCGTCGCCGCGTCGCTCGACGGCAGCGCCTCCGTCCGGTTCGTCGCCGGCGCCCAGCCGCCCCTGCGCTTCGCGGTCACGCGCGCGCTCGCCGATGAGGACGCCCTGCGGGTGGGCCAGCGGATCGACGTCGACAGCCCCGTCGGCGACCTCACCGGAACCGTGGCGCAGATCGTCGCCGCGGTGCCGGGGACCCCCGCCGAACGCGCGGTCCTGGCCGACTACCCGGCCGTCACCGCTCAGCTGCTCCGGACCACGCCCTCGGTGGCTCGCACGTCGTCCGTGTGGGCGACGGGCGACGACGTCGCCGCGGTCGCGCACGACCTGACCGCCGTCGCCGGTCCCGACGCCGCCGTAACGACCGCGTCCGGCCGGTTCGTGTCGCGGTTCCTGAGCGGTGCCGTCCTCAGCACCTGGCTCGGCGCGGTGGGATGCGGGATCCTCGCGATCGCCGCAGTCGCGGCAGCGATCTCGTCGTCGCTGCGGCGCCGTCGGGGCGAAGTCGTCGTGCTGCGCGCCGTCGGGCTCTCCGGCGATCAGCAGGCGTGGTCCCGGCGTCTCGAGGTGATCGGCGTCGCCCTGGCGGCGGCCCTCTTCGGCCTCGCGGGCGGAGTGGCGGTCGTGCTCCTGGTCGGCAACACCCTCGCGCGGCTGTCCGTCGTGACGGCACCGTCCACTCTCTCCGTGCAGGGCCGCGTCGATCCCGTGGGGCTGGCGGCGGGCCTCGCAGCGCTCGCGGCCGCGCTGGCCGTGGCGGCGTGGGCGTACGGGGGAGCGGTCCGTCGCCAGGCGTCGGACACTGCGTACCGGGAGGAGACCCGGTGA
- a CDS encoding ABC transporter permease, producing the protein MSGGGVSDARLFLRSIRAFGGGLLLLALVALVTTTALAGWPRVTSEVLGGELRHGLQESGAGGRDLSAGIRTGFFNGPAIDAARLWDGLPGIASGVRDGMREPLRAVTGPGDTAARTTELPTSGPAGAARNSRYVITLEGYRDLRQSARLLTGSWPAPASAASGTEPVPVVVTARAASVLGWKVGQVRRTTASPETALSLRLVGTIQPKDPAADFWDLDAQRARGHFVDGGDSGKEYGGVAWVAPETWRALARGFDQTVASVWFPVIPDHFSAENVQSVRSALGAFLASPPTVSAGGTGFPLSFATVLQQPIDDFVARAQPAQTLFAILVSGPLVIALAVSAQGARLALDRRRPALALMAARGASPGRLRAELVAQGLLVSLPAAALGLLAALLLTPAAVPLVAPLVLAAACVLLPPVALLLATGPLSPGNARVGRNRWTWVAEVVVIGLAVAGVVFLTRRGLASPGAGLGVDPLTALTPVLVALAACVVVVRVAGYPIGWIASALRRGRGPVAFLGASAARRSGSGLLWPVFTLVAGVSIALFSVSMLATASAGLAEGARIRVGADLSVTASGALSQGQVDAVQRLPGVEHTATVEWAGGVRLSAGGVSSDVSGYLVDPRSLDAVQSGLPQQARLSTALTGSIPGRTGAALGGWSSQIPVTSALVVTGGTNIHLGVKELDFVPGVYVRDGEWVFIDRTALPASSDIIGRPQTVLVKLAPGADAARVHAELQRIGGGGALVADAISEQARLRASPLVSGTELIATLSIGLTLLLCVAALLLTLVLNTATRVRLVATLRTIGYSPRQTAGVLAWELGPVLVIGLLAGAVVGLILPAIVLDPLDLRGFTGSPVQPAVVQDPLLAAAALAGFAVVAAVATAVALAGARHRSAAAVLRTGGGE; encoded by the coding sequence GTGAGCGGCGGTGGTGTGTCGGACGCCCGGCTGTTCCTGCGATCCATCCGCGCGTTCGGTGGCGGACTCCTGCTGCTCGCGCTGGTCGCCCTCGTGACCACGACGGCTCTCGCCGGCTGGCCGAGGGTGACCAGCGAGGTGCTGGGTGGCGAACTGCGCCACGGACTCCAGGAATCCGGGGCGGGCGGACGCGACCTGAGCGCCGGCATCCGCACCGGCTTCTTCAATGGGCCGGCGATCGACGCGGCACGCCTGTGGGACGGTCTTCCGGGGATCGCGTCCGGCGTGCGCGACGGAATGAGGGAGCCGCTCCGCGCCGTCACCGGGCCGGGCGACACCGCAGCGCGAACCACCGAACTTCCGACCTCAGGCCCTGCGGGAGCGGCCCGCAACAGTCGCTACGTGATCACGCTCGAGGGCTATCGCGACCTCCGGCAGTCCGCCCGGCTCCTGACAGGAAGCTGGCCCGCGCCCGCTTCAGCTGCCTCCGGGACGGAGCCGGTCCCGGTGGTCGTCACGGCAAGAGCGGCGTCGGTGCTGGGCTGGAAGGTCGGGCAGGTGCGGCGCACCACTGCGTCGCCCGAGACGGCCCTGTCGCTGCGCCTGGTCGGGACCATCCAGCCGAAGGACCCTGCGGCGGACTTCTGGGACCTGGATGCGCAACGTGCGCGCGGGCATTTCGTCGACGGTGGCGACAGCGGCAAGGAATACGGCGGCGTCGCCTGGGTGGCACCCGAAACCTGGCGCGCCCTCGCGCGGGGGTTCGATCAGACCGTCGCCTCCGTCTGGTTCCCGGTGATCCCCGATCACTTCTCCGCCGAGAACGTGCAATCCGTGCGCAGCGCACTCGGCGCGTTCCTCGCCTCACCCCCGACGGTCAGCGCGGGAGGAACCGGCTTCCCCCTCAGCTTCGCCACGGTCCTGCAGCAGCCCATCGACGACTTCGTTGCGCGCGCTCAGCCCGCCCAGACCCTGTTCGCCATCCTCGTCAGCGGGCCTCTCGTCATCGCCCTCGCCGTGTCGGCCCAGGGCGCTCGGCTCGCGCTGGACCGTCGACGACCGGCCCTGGCCCTGATGGCGGCCCGCGGCGCATCGCCGGGACGGCTGCGCGCCGAGCTCGTCGCCCAGGGCCTGCTCGTCTCGCTCCCGGCGGCCGCGCTGGGACTGCTCGCCGCGCTGCTGCTGACACCCGCCGCCGTGCCGCTGGTCGCGCCGCTGGTGCTGGCGGCGGCCTGCGTCCTGCTGCCCCCGGTGGCGCTCCTGCTGGCGACGGGTCCGCTGAGTCCCGGGAATGCGCGCGTCGGCCGGAACCGCTGGACGTGGGTGGCCGAGGTGGTCGTCATCGGGCTCGCCGTCGCCGGCGTGGTCTTCCTGACCCGGCGCGGACTCGCGTCTCCCGGAGCAGGTCTCGGTGTCGACCCGCTGACGGCGCTGACGCCCGTACTCGTCGCGCTCGCCGCCTGCGTCGTGGTGGTGCGGGTTGCCGGCTACCCGATCGGCTGGATCGCCTCCGCTCTCCGCCGAGGGCGCGGTCCGGTGGCCTTCCTCGGGGCATCGGCCGCGCGCCGCTCCGGCTCCGGGCTGTTGTGGCCGGTCTTCACCCTGGTCGCCGGCGTGAGCATCGCGCTGTTCTCGGTCAGCATGCTCGCGACCGCGAGCGCCGGACTCGCCGAGGGGGCGCGCATCCGGGTCGGCGCCGACCTGTCGGTGACCGCGTCGGGCGCGCTGAGCCAGGGACAGGTGGATGCTGTTCAGCGTCTCCCCGGGGTGGAGCACACGGCGACGGTGGAATGGGCCGGTGGCGTGCGCCTCTCCGCGGGCGGCGTGTCGTCCGACGTCTCCGGGTACCTCGTCGACCCGCGCAGTCTTGACGCCGTGCAGTCCGGACTTCCCCAGCAGGCGCGGCTGTCCACCGCGTTGACCGGCTCGATCCCCGGGCGCACGGGCGCGGCGCTCGGCGGCTGGTCCAGCCAGATCCCGGTCACCAGCGCGCTCGTGGTGACGGGCGGGACGAACATCCACCTCGGCGTGAAGGAGCTGGACTTCGTGCCCGGCGTCTACGTCCGCGACGGCGAATGGGTGTTCATCGACCGGACCGCGCTCCCCGCGTCGAGCGACATCATCGGGCGGCCGCAGACCGTGCTGGTGAAGCTCGCGCCCGGCGCGGACGCCGCGCGCGTCCACGCGGAACTGCAGCGCATCGGAGGCGGCGGCGCCCTGGTGGCCGACGCGATCAGCGAGCAGGCGAGGCTGCGCGCATCGCCGCTGGTCTCGGGCACGGAACTGATCGCGACGCTCTCGATCGGTCTGACGCTGCTGCTGTGCGTGGCAGCATTGCTGCTCACGCTCGTCCTCAACACGGCTACGAGGGTGCGCTTGGTGGCGACGCTTCGCACCATCGGCTACAGCCCGAGGCAGACCGCGGGCGTGCTCGCCTGGGAGCTGGGGCCGGTGCTCGTCATCGGCCTGCTCGCGGGCGCCGTCGTGGGGCTGATCCTGCCGGCGATCGTGCTCGACCCGCTCGACCTGCGCGGTTTCACGGGCAGCCCGGTGCAACCGGCCGTGGTACAGGATCCGCTGCTCGCTGCTGCGGCGCTCGCCGGCTTCGCCGTAGTGGCCGCGGTGGCGACCGCTGTCGCCCTGGCGGGCGCGCGGCACCGCTCCGCGGCGGCCGTCCTGAGAACCGGAGGAGGAGAATGA
- a CDS encoding ABC transporter ATP-binding protein: MTTVTPDTPDAAIRCADLVRIFTADGVEVQALQGLTLRVDSGELVAIVGASGSGKSTLLGILSGLDKPTAGSVTVAGRDLLTLGNRERVDYRRRTVGFVWQQTSRNLLGYLTARENLALAMSVARTGDRDRRSAELLELLEVAHCADRLPTEMSGGEQQRVAIAVALSNEPRVLLADEPTGELDEATSAEVLEAMRGVNRELGVTTLIVTHDPTVSEHVARTVQIRDGRTATEVLRRTGVNELGDEHTVAEEFAVLDRVGRLQLPQEYLTTLGMHERVRLALEQDHVGVWPHGDGDRKESDGDDG, translated from the coding sequence ATGACAACCGTGACACCGGACACCCCCGACGCGGCCATCCGCTGCGCCGACCTGGTGCGCATCTTCACCGCGGACGGGGTCGAGGTCCAGGCACTGCAGGGGCTCACGCTGCGGGTGGACTCGGGTGAGCTGGTCGCGATCGTCGGCGCATCCGGTTCGGGCAAGTCGACGCTCCTGGGCATCCTCTCCGGGCTCGACAAGCCGACCGCCGGGTCCGTCACAGTGGCTGGACGCGACCTCCTCACGCTCGGCAACCGTGAGCGGGTGGACTACCGCCGCCGCACCGTCGGCTTCGTGTGGCAGCAGACCTCGCGCAACCTCCTCGGCTACCTCACCGCCCGCGAGAACCTGGCGCTCGCCATGTCCGTCGCCCGCACCGGCGACCGCGACCGGCGTTCCGCAGAGCTCCTCGAGCTGCTCGAGGTCGCGCACTGCGCCGACCGCCTCCCGACCGAGATGTCCGGCGGTGAGCAGCAGCGTGTGGCGATCGCGGTTGCACTGTCGAACGAGCCCCGGGTACTCCTCGCCGACGAACCCACCGGAGAACTGGACGAGGCCACGAGCGCCGAGGTCCTGGAGGCGATGCGCGGGGTCAATCGCGAGCTGGGCGTGACGACGCTGATCGTCACGCACGACCCCACGGTGTCCGAGCACGTGGCCCGCACGGTGCAGATCCGCGACGGGCGCACCGCGACCGAGGTGCTCCGCCGAACCGGCGTCAACGAGCTCGGCGACGAGCACACCGTTGCCGAGGAGTTCGCCGTGCTCGACCGCGTCGGGCGGTTGCAGCTGCCGCAGGAATACCTGACGACGCTCGGGATGCACGAGCGCGTCCGTCTCGCACTGGAGCAGGACCACGTCGGTGTGTGGCCGCACGGCGACGGCGATCGGAAGGAGTCCGACGGTGACGATGGCTGA